Part of the Musa acuminata AAA Group cultivar baxijiao chromosome BXJ2-7, Cavendish_Baxijiao_AAA, whole genome shotgun sequence genome is shown below.
AAAGAACATCTTCCAATTATCTCACTAAGACATAGCCATGATAAGAAATGTTTTTCAGTACGAAGgaaaatcattgcataattagAACAACAATCTTACCTTCCTACGAATAAAGGAGGGATAAAGAGACTAGTTTATTACTCAACATGTGATTGCAGGCTATCTGATGAACCAGAAATATAAACATCTAAGGCTCAACCGTCATCACCTGCTGCCACTCCCCATCTACTGCTTCTTTCCACAAGGTGACATTGTTGTTCCCGTCAGCCACAGCCAATATACTCCCCGTAAGTGACCAAGAAACCCTCCACACAGGATTGTGAAAATCATTCAGAACTTTACCCTCCCACTGTTCACCTTCCTTTGCCACGGTCCATATGACTACGGTGCCATCCTGCGAAGCACTTGCAATGGTAGATTTAGGGAGCCCCAGATTCGGTGCCCAAGCCACATCTCTCACCCAATCAGCATGCATTTGAAGTGCAGGAAAACAATCCATCTTCCATATACCATTGTAAAGTTTCCACACTTTAACCGTGTTATCACAGCCACCAGAGACGAGCTTTTCGACAGGATAAAACTGGCCTGAACCAACAAGTGCACCAGGGGCCAAAGCTGGGGCCCAGGACACCGAAGTCACACCGACTGGGTGTGCCTGGTCGATTCTAGTGGTATCCCAGCCACCATCCGTTCGAGCCGTGAAGACCGATATATTCCCATCCGAGGAACCACTTGCCAAGCGGAGGCCAAGCTCGTATGGCGCCCATGCGATGGAATTGACAGAGGATTTGTGCTCCGTGAAAACATGAGCCTGAGACCACTCGTCAGGCTTGCTCCCTTCTTTCCAGATGATCACCCTACCATCATAGCTGCAAGAGGCCAGCATGGATCCGAACTTGGGGTGGGCCCAAGTGACCTGCCACACTGGACCTTGGTGGCCGGTCAATGTTGCAAGATGCTGGTGCGAAGAACCACTGACCCCGATGATCTTAATAGCCGCATCAGAAGAAGCCGTGGCCAGGCGCTTGCCGTAGTAGTCCATCGATACATCATGAACAACATCCTGGTGACCTGTCTCTATCTTCTGGGAAGGCATTGCTTCAATTCCAAACTAGGAACTTATACTCACCCAAAAACTCTGCATCCAAATACTTTTGTGTTATTTATGACCTAGCAACACATAGTTAGCAGCACAAAAATGCACCAAGACCATAATGGATATGAATACTAAACAGCCAATTGAAAATGTTAGATCTAACCCAGATGCAA
Proteins encoded:
- the LOC135617943 gene encoding protein transport protein SEC13 homolog B-like, whose amino-acid sequence is MPSQKIETGHQDVVHDVSMDYYGKRLATASSDAAIKIIGVSGSSHQHLATLTGHQGPVWQVTWAHPKFGSMLASCSYDGRVIIWKEGSKPDEWSQAHVFTEHKSSVNSIAWAPYELGLRLASGSSDGNISVFTARTDGGWDTTRIDQAHPVGVTSVSWAPALAPGALVGSGQFYPVEKLVSGGCDNTVKVWKLYNGIWKMDCFPALQMHADWVRDVAWAPNLGLPKSTIASASQDGTVVIWTVAKEGEQWEGKVLNDFHNPVWRVSWSLTGSILAVADGNNNVTLWKEAVDGEWQQVMTVEP